In Bacillota bacterium, the genomic stretch GAATCGGCTGAGAGGCGGTTCTTGACCTTGGTATCGCTCTCTATCTTCCCGTCCATGAGGCGGATGATGCGCTCGGCGTGCTCGGCCGTGGCGGTCTCGTGGGTGATGAGGACGATGGTCCTTCCCTCTTTCTCGTTCAGGCGCTGGATGATGGACATGACGTTCTTGCCCGATTTCGAATCGAGGTTGCCCGTGGGCTCGTCGGCGAA encodes the following:
- a CDS encoding macrolide ABC transporter ATP-binding protein gives rise to the protein FADEPTGNLDSKSGKNVMSIIQRLNEKEGRTIVLITHETATAEHAERIIRLMDGKIESDTKVKNRLSADSEYVK